The Nodularia sp. LEGE 06071 genome has a segment encoding these proteins:
- the hpsN gene encoding hormogonium polysaccharide biosynthesis glycosyltransferase HpsN: MNDLPLISVIIPTYGREETLRDSIIDVLNQHYPNFEVLVVDQSPTHKPEIQSYLAEISAADKIQWFRLDWASLPGARNYGVRRSKGEIILFIDDDVKITPEFLAAHAKNYVQNPEIGAVAGRVFDRDKLSDSGGELQIEYLPPEAMDPGIAWYHIDLVHTIKPQQVLTARGCNMSFRREIFTQHGLNFDERFRGSAVREESDFCLRIRQTGYKIWYDPDACLIHLGEETGGCHDISMRSLKYQLTFYHNHFLMGLKNLNAMQALRLYAALFDCHVLGHPPCNKSGSPMKIVTRGIFYTLGFFKALGTVIQSIWNDGQTYSHLDQQV, from the coding sequence ATGAATGATTTGCCTTTGATTTCTGTCATTATTCCCACCTATGGAAGAGAAGAAACACTGCGGGATAGTATTATAGATGTTTTAAATCAGCACTATCCCAACTTTGAGGTTTTGGTAGTAGACCAATCTCCCACGCACAAACCAGAAATTCAATCTTACCTAGCAGAAATCTCAGCCGCAGATAAAATTCAATGGTTTCGCTTAGATTGGGCGAGTTTACCAGGGGCGCGTAATTATGGTGTGCGGCGCTCAAAAGGTGAAATAATTTTATTTATTGATGATGATGTGAAAATCACCCCGGAATTCTTAGCCGCCCATGCCAAAAACTATGTGCAGAATCCAGAAATTGGGGCTGTGGCTGGGCGGGTATTTGACAGAGATAAATTAAGTGATTCGGGTGGAGAGTTGCAGATTGAATATTTACCTCCCGAAGCAATGGACCCTGGAATTGCTTGGTATCACATTGATTTAGTCCACACAATCAAACCCCAGCAAGTCCTCACAGCCAGGGGTTGCAATATGTCTTTTCGCCGCGAAATTTTTACTCAACACGGATTGAACTTTGACGAGAGGTTTCGCGGTAGTGCGGTGCGCGAAGAATCAGACTTTTGTTTACGAATCCGACAGACGGGATATAAAATTTGGTATGATCCAGACGCTTGTTTGATCCATTTGGGCGAAGAAACTGGGGGTTGTCATGATATTAGTATGCGATCGCTCAAGTATCAACTCACCTTCTATCACAATCATTTCTTAATGGGGCTAAAGAACCTCAACGCCATGCAAGCTTTACGTCTCTACGCCGCTTTATTTGACTGTCACGTCCTCGGACACCCGCCTTGTAACAAAAGTGGTTCCCCCATGAAAATTGTGACTCGCGGGATTTTTTACACTTTAGGTTTTTTCAAAGCCTTGGGTACTGTCATTCAGTCAATCTGGAATGATGGTCAAACTTATAGTCACCTTGATCAACAAGTTTAG
- the hpsL gene encoding hormogonium polysaccharide biosynthesis protein HpsL, which produces MLNTKRKSKNSKKQQTKQAATSSLKERLAQKSKAAQAHKEFTTLLGVTVFASVLFGILFFFVGGIKAVIPGVLAILVMTFSYKYPRPALFAFLIYMPFGGTITYYIGNSPILQLAKDSFYIPALIAFWQTCRQQKLPLIIPKALKIPLFIFGGFCLLTLIFINGGQQFNPAAVGLLETSAKENPLAMGILGLKVYLGYIPLIGCAYYLIRNKKDFLFLSRLQVGIILICCTLGIIQYMLLVSGVCEGTRNATGADLFKATVEARCYFGGSLLYSPSQGVIRLPGTFVAPWQWAWFLISSTFFAFATSFTDPAIIWRVLGLGSLATVFINAVISGQRISLALVPVCFTALLIVTGEIRNLKRFIPMGLALSLILGIAMAINPGVVQQRIDSFVNRVEAAPPETFIVQQFKENWQNVASPIGSGLGRATNSARSLGRTKLVETYYPKLLWEIGIVGVLGFFALVTTLTITGFKTYRSIRDPNLRTYAGALWVFILFISYNTYYYPLDVDPVAVYYWFSAGLLFKLPILDKQERQNAHLLKTTKQKVSPIKI; this is translated from the coding sequence ATGCTGAACACCAAACGCAAATCGAAAAACTCAAAAAAACAGCAGACCAAGCAAGCTGCAACTTCTAGCCTCAAAGAACGGTTAGCCCAAAAAAGTAAAGCAGCTCAAGCACATAAAGAATTTACCACCCTGCTGGGCGTAACTGTCTTTGCCAGTGTCTTATTTGGCATTCTATTTTTTTTCGTAGGTGGAATTAAGGCAGTAATTCCTGGGGTTTTGGCAATCCTGGTCATGACCTTTTCCTACAAATATCCTCGCCCAGCCTTGTTTGCTTTTCTGATTTATATGCCCTTTGGGGGTACGATCACCTACTACATCGGCAACAGTCCCATTCTGCAACTGGCTAAAGATTCTTTCTACATTCCCGCCTTGATTGCATTTTGGCAGACTTGCCGCCAGCAAAAGCTACCACTGATAATTCCCAAAGCTTTGAAGATTCCTCTGTTTATTTTCGGGGGTTTTTGCCTGCTAACGCTGATATTTATCAATGGTGGACAACAGTTCAATCCTGCCGCCGTGGGACTTCTAGAAACATCAGCCAAAGAAAATCCTTTAGCTATGGGTATTCTGGGACTCAAAGTATATTTGGGCTATATACCGTTGATTGGCTGTGCTTACTATTTAATTCGGAATAAAAAAGACTTCCTATTTTTATCGCGCCTACAGGTAGGAATCATACTTATCTGCTGTACTCTGGGAATTATTCAATATATGTTACTAGTAAGCGGAGTCTGTGAAGGTACTAGAAACGCCACAGGAGCAGATTTATTTAAAGCCACAGTAGAAGCCCGGTGTTATTTCGGGGGTTCTCTACTTTATAGTCCTAGCCAGGGAGTAATTCGATTACCAGGAACCTTTGTAGCCCCTTGGCAATGGGCATGGTTTTTGATTTCTAGCACCTTTTTTGCCTTTGCCACCAGTTTCACTGATCCGGCAATTATTTGGCGGGTACTAGGTTTAGGTTCTTTGGCAACGGTTTTTATCAATGCAGTCATCTCTGGACAGAGAATTTCCTTAGCCCTAGTACCTGTCTGCTTTACAGCCTTGCTAATAGTTACAGGTGAAATTCGTAACCTGAAACGCTTTATCCCGATGGGGCTAGCACTTTCCCTGATTCTGGGAATAGCTATGGCAATTAACCCAGGCGTTGTCCAACAGAGGATAGATAGTTTTGTGAATCGAGTGGAAGCTGCACCTCCCGAAACCTTTATCGTCCAGCAGTTTAAAGAAAATTGGCAGAATGTAGCTAGCCCCATTGGTAGTGGTTTAGGTCGGGCGACTAACTCCGCTCGCTCATTGGGTAGAACCAAGCTTGTAGAAACATACTACCCTAAATTGTTATGGGAAATAGGTATTGTGGGAGTCCTGGGATTTTTCGCCTTGGTCACAACCCTGACAATTACTGGTTTCAAAACATATCGTTCGATCAGAGACCCTAATCTCCGGACTTATGCTGGTGCTTTGTGGGTGTTTATCCTATTTATTAGCTATAACACTTACTATTATCCTTTAGATGTTGATCCGGTAGCTGTATACTACTGGTTTTCTGCCGGGTTACTGTTCAAATTGCCAATCCTGGATAAACAAGAAAGACAAAATGCTCATCTGCTAAAAACCACAAAGCAGAAAGTTTCCCCGATCAAAATTTAA
- the glmM gene encoding phosphoglucosamine mutase gives MVTSINKTQGEIRGSSKSESHKPAKGLDGNFALNLLSLPTTALFGTDGIRGEVGELLNAPLALQVGFWAGMVLQNHSCHPGPVILGQDSRNSSDMLAMALSAGLTAAGVEVWYLGLCPTPAVAYLTSISEAIGGVMISASHNPPEDNGIKIFNGNGAKLSPALQAEIEAGLRGHTVAGKVSHCGRHYSRWELVDQYGETLKASLQKTENLQGLKIVLDLAWGAAVGLAAKVFTQMGAEVICLHNQADGDRINVNCGSTHLAILQATVQEHHADLGFAFDGDADRVLAVDHTGREVDGDYILYLWGKHLQQQQQLPDNLIVSTVMANLGFERAWEQQGGNLIRTAVGDQYVQAEMMRTGGMLGGEQSGHILCRHYAMTGDGLLTALHIAALVKQAGVPLSEMVDQSFETYPQFLRNVRVVDRDRRLNWQNCIPVQQAIALAETAMGDAGRILVRASGTEPVIRVMVEAANAELANHWTNELVYQVQQHLAR, from the coding sequence ATGGTTACATCTATAAATAAAACCCAAGGCGAGATTCGAGGTAGTTCTAAGTCCGAATCTCACAAACCAGCAAAAGGTTTGGATGGCAATTTTGCACTGAACTTATTATCACTACCGACGACGGCCTTATTTGGCACAGACGGCATTCGTGGAGAAGTCGGAGAATTACTGAATGCGCCCTTAGCATTACAAGTGGGTTTTTGGGCGGGTATGGTTTTGCAAAATCATAGTTGTCACCCAGGGCCAGTCATCCTGGGGCAAGATTCCCGAAATTCTAGCGATATGCTGGCGATGGCTTTAAGTGCCGGGTTAACAGCAGCCGGGGTGGAGGTTTGGTATTTGGGGTTATGTCCCACTCCTGCGGTTGCTTATCTCACCAGTATTAGTGAAGCGATCGGTGGAGTGATGATTTCTGCCAGCCATAATCCCCCAGAAGACAACGGCATTAAGATTTTTAATGGCAATGGTGCGAAGTTATCTCCAGCATTGCAGGCAGAGATTGAGGCGGGACTACGTGGACATACAGTTGCAGGTAAAGTTAGTCATTGTGGACGGCATTATTCCCGCTGGGAATTAGTGGATCAGTATGGCGAAACTTTGAAAGCATCTTTGCAGAAAACGGAAAATCTGCAAGGGCTGAAAATTGTTTTAGATTTAGCCTGGGGTGCAGCCGTTGGGTTAGCCGCCAAAGTCTTTACCCAAATGGGGGCAGAGGTAATCTGCTTACATAATCAAGCTGATGGCGATCGCATTAACGTTAATTGCGGTTCCACTCACTTAGCAATTCTCCAAGCCACAGTCCAGGAACATCACGCCGACTTGGGTTTTGCCTTTGATGGCGATGCTGATCGCGTCTTAGCTGTCGATCATACTGGTAGAGAAGTCGATGGCGATTACATTCTGTACTTGTGGGGAAAACACTTACAACAACAGCAACAACTGCCAGATAACCTGATTGTTTCTACAGTCATGGCCAACTTAGGCTTTGAGAGGGCGTGGGAACAACAAGGTGGGAACTTAATTCGTACCGCCGTCGGTGATCAATATGTCCAAGCAGAAATGATGCGGACTGGGGGAATGTTAGGCGGTGAACAGTCTGGTCATATTCTGTGCCGCCATTACGCCATGACCGGGGATGGCTTGTTAACAGCTTTACATATAGCAGCTTTAGTCAAACAGGCTGGTGTTCCCCTCAGCGAAATGGTAGATCAAAGCTTTGAAACTTATCCCCAATTTTTGCGGAATGTCCGAGTTGTAGATCGCGATCGCCGTTTGAATTGGCAAAATTGTATACCAGTACAACAAGCGATCGCCTTAGCCGAAACAGCAATGGGTGATGCAGGCCGAATCTTAGTCCGAGCTTCTGGTACAGAACCAGTCATCAGAGTCATGGTCGAAGCCGCCAATGCAGAACTGGCTAACCACTGGACAAACGAATTAGTCTATCAAGTCCAGCAACACTTAGCCCGATAA
- a CDS encoding heme oxygenase (biliverdin-producing) yields the protein MSSNLASKLRLGTKKAHTMAENVGFVKCFLKGVVEKHSYRKLVANFYFIYSAMEEEMQKHHQHPILAKINFPQLNRKQTLEQDLSYYFGANWREEVKLSPAGEAYVQRIREISQTAPELLIAHSYTRYLGDLSGGQILKNIAVTAMNLSENQGTAFYEFAEITDEKAFKTQYRQTLDELPLDEATGDRIVDEANAAFGMNMKMFQELEGNLIKSIGVMLFNSLTRRRHRGTTELATAE from the coding sequence ATGAGCAGCAATTTAGCCAGCAAATTACGTCTAGGTACTAAAAAAGCGCACACAATGGCAGAAAATGTGGGTTTTGTCAAGTGCTTTTTAAAAGGAGTGGTAGAGAAACACTCTTACCGGAAACTAGTTGCTAACTTTTACTTCATCTACTCCGCGATGGAAGAGGAGATGCAAAAGCACCATCAGCACCCGATTCTCGCGAAAATTAATTTTCCCCAACTCAATCGCAAGCAGACCTTAGAGCAAGACTTGAGTTACTATTTTGGTGCAAACTGGCGGGAAGAAGTGAAACTTTCGCCAGCAGGTGAAGCTTATGTGCAACGCATCCGCGAAATATCTCAAACAGCACCAGAATTACTTATCGCCCATTCCTATACTCGTTACTTGGGTGATCTATCCGGGGGTCAAATTCTGAAAAACATTGCAGTCACAGCGATGAATTTGTCTGAAAATCAAGGTACTGCTTTCTATGAATTTGCCGAAATTACCGACGAGAAGGCATTCAAAACCCAATATCGGCAAACTCTGGATGAATTACCCCTGGATGAAGCTACAGGCGATCGCATTGTCGATGAAGCTAACGCCGCTTTTGGCATGAACATGAAGATGTTCCAAGAATTGGAAGGTAATCTGATCAAATCCATCGGTGTCATGCTGTTTAACAGTCTCACACGCCGCCGCCATCGTGGCACCACCGAACTCGCTACGGCTGAATAA
- a CDS encoding glycosyltransferase family 8 protein, whose amino-acid sequence MEVLFCFDGKYEQHFGAAVTSLILNNLDNLTKVHIITKKITSNFQQKIDQLKTQAKIDFLIYEVDDAEVKNLKVSQHISSAAYYRLLAAEILPNNLDKILYLDSDLIVNGSILELYNYDISNYIIAAHGKKVVTNKKRLELNSNYYFNSGVMLINLETWRNLNIGNKCIELIRDRPEMIKLWDQDALNKVIDGQFLNVDPKWNSLIDLYGGNSQANDQSIVVHFTGSLKPWHSWCISPDKGIYWTYLKKSPWSNCRPEIPDNFPQFLSAIKAIFQQIKNLSKSTKK is encoded by the coding sequence ATGGAAGTTTTGTTTTGTTTTGATGGCAAGTATGAACAACACTTTGGTGCAGCTGTAACTTCCCTGATATTGAATAACCTGGATAATTTAACCAAAGTCCATATAATAACTAAAAAAATCACTAGCAACTTTCAGCAAAAAATTGATCAACTCAAGACACAAGCTAAAATTGATTTTTTGATTTATGAAGTAGACGATGCAGAAGTTAAAAACTTAAAAGTCTCTCAACATATATCTTCTGCTGCATATTATAGATTACTAGCTGCGGAGATTTTGCCAAATAATCTTGATAAAATACTTTATCTTGATTCCGATTTAATTGTTAATGGTTCAATTCTAGAACTATATAATTATGACATATCGAATTATATAATTGCAGCTCATGGCAAAAAAGTTGTCACCAACAAAAAAAGGCTAGAACTTAATAGCAATTACTATTTCAACTCCGGTGTCATGTTAATTAACTTAGAAACTTGGCGCAATCTGAATATTGGGAATAAATGTATTGAATTGATTCGCGATCGTCCTGAGATGATCAAGCTATGGGATCAAGATGCTTTAAATAAAGTGATTGATGGTCAATTTCTGAATGTAGACCCAAAATGGAATTCATTGATTGATTTATATGGGGGTAATTCCCAAGCTAATGATCAATCAATTGTAGTTCACTTTACTGGTTCTTTAAAACCCTGGCATAGCTGGTGTATTAGTCCTGATAAAGGGATTTACTGGACATACTTAAAAAAATCACCTTGGTCAAATTGTCGTCCAGAAATACCTGATAATTTTCCCCAATTCTTATCTGCAATTAAAGCAATTTTCCAACAGATTAAAAATTTAAGTAAATCCACTAAAAAATAA
- the cobW gene encoding cobalamin biosynthesis protein CobW: MATKIPVTVITGFLGSGKTSLIRHLLQNNQGRRIAVLVNEFGELGIDGELLKSCQICPEDGDDESNIFELTNGCLCCTVQEEFYPTMQELIKRRDSIDCILIETSGLALPKPLIKAFRWQEIRAAATVDAVITVVDCAAVASGTFASNPDAIAAQRQADDSLEHETPLQELFEDQLACADLVVLNKTDLVDIATKHRVEELIKQELPRVVKIVSSDRGKLDASILLGFQAAVEDNLDSRPSHHDSEEDHEHDEEITSTHLVLDRTFDPEKLQAQLQKLANQQEIYRIKGFVAVANKPMRLVMQGVGTRFDKFYDRPWKPQEAKQTSLVFIGRDLKSSEIESQLVAL; the protein is encoded by the coding sequence ATGGCTACAAAAATTCCTGTCACAGTGATTACAGGCTTTTTAGGCAGTGGTAAAACCAGCTTAATTCGCCACCTACTACAAAACAACCAAGGTCGCCGCATTGCAGTGTTAGTCAACGAGTTTGGCGAACTGGGTATTGATGGCGAATTGTTGAAATCTTGTCAAATCTGCCCCGAAGATGGGGACGATGAAAGTAATATTTTTGAATTAACCAACGGCTGCTTATGCTGTACCGTGCAGGAAGAATTCTATCCCACGATGCAAGAATTAATCAAGCGGCGAGATAGTATTGACTGTATTTTAATTGAAACTTCTGGTTTAGCTTTACCAAAACCGTTAATTAAAGCCTTTCGCTGGCAAGAAATTCGCGCCGCCGCTACAGTCGATGCAGTGATTACCGTAGTAGATTGTGCAGCAGTAGCATCAGGCACATTTGCCAGTAATCCAGATGCGATCGCCGCCCAACGGCAAGCAGATGATAGTCTAGAACATGAAACACCCTTGCAAGAACTGTTTGAAGACCAACTGGCTTGTGCAGACTTGGTGGTGTTGAATAAAACTGATTTAGTAGATATTGCCACCAAACATCGAGTAGAGGAATTGATTAAGCAAGAGTTGCCCAGAGTGGTGAAGATTGTGTCAAGCGATCGCGGTAAACTGGATGCTTCTATCTTATTAGGATTCCAAGCCGCAGTGGAAGATAATTTAGATAGTCGTCCCAGCCATCACGACAGCGAAGAAGACCACGAACACGACGAAGAGATTACCTCAACTCACTTAGTTTTAGACCGCACCTTTGACCCAGAGAAACTGCAAGCACAACTGCAAAAACTGGCTAACCAACAAGAAATATATCGTATCAAAGGCTTTGTCGCAGTGGCTAACAAACCCATGCGCTTAGTAATGCAAGGTGTCGGAACTCGATTTGATAAATTTTATGATCGTCCCTGGAAACCACAAGAAGCTAAACAAACCAGTTTAGTTTTCATTGGTCGTGATTTAAAATCTTCAGAAATAGAATCACAATTGGTAGCTTTATAA
- a CDS encoding ABA4-like family protein, with protein sequence MNISQLFDIANIFVLPFWVLMIFLPNWKLTRGVMSSYLPFVVLAGTYLYLFVNSITPENAAALSNPQLADIARFFSDETAAATGWIHFLVMDLFVGRWIYLEGQKTGIWTIHSIALCLFAGPLGLLSHILTDWITKAFFPNSQTGEAVVEEAVSSSSS encoded by the coding sequence ATGAATATCTCGCAACTATTTGACATTGCCAATATTTTCGTTTTACCCTTTTGGGTGTTGATGATTTTCCTACCCAACTGGAAATTAACACGGGGGGTAATGTCATCATATTTACCTTTTGTGGTGCTGGCTGGCACATATTTGTATTTGTTTGTCAACAGCATTACGCCAGAAAATGCCGCAGCTTTATCCAATCCCCAATTAGCCGATATTGCCCGATTCTTTAGCGATGAAACGGCTGCTGCAACAGGTTGGATTCATTTTCTAGTGATGGATTTATTTGTCGGTCGCTGGATTTATTTAGAGGGTCAGAAAACAGGTATCTGGACAATTCACTCTATTGCCTTATGTTTGTTTGCTGGCCCTTTGGGTTTACTGTCGCATATCTTGACTGACTGGATTACTAAGGCTTTTTTCCCCAATTCACAGACAGGTGAAGCGGTAGTAGAAGAGGCTGTTTCTTCCAGTAGCAGTTAG
- a CDS encoding acetyltransferase, whose amino-acid sequence MFLQLKDSEDIIKVLDIQELIDPNTNIIHAQDQLGEEEQEPDAYKKQNLIFPSGEGLPRCWVDANYRHPQLSSSSSTEKQR is encoded by the coding sequence ATGTTTTTACAACTCAAAGATTCTGAAGATATCATCAAAGTTCTTGATATTCAGGAATTAATCGATCCCAATACTAACATTATCCACGCCCAAGACCAATTAGGTGAAGAAGAACAAGAACCGGATGCCTATAAAAAGCAAAATCTCATATTCCCCTCTGGTGAAGGTCTACCACGTTGTTGGGTAGATGCAAATTATAGACATCCTCAACTTTCATCATCATCTAGCACCGAAAAACAGAGATAA
- a CDS encoding DUF3181 family protein, with amino-acid sequence MATTHTTELLEALAAEIGEAVYIDIAKWHLYLSDAKLHTVVAEQMYPLISSKTVDEDRVIAVLESIPVKIGGGRKELPLNDLLPLQCQVNLVDILEKYQSQI; translated from the coding sequence ATGGCGACAACTCACACCACAGAATTACTGGAAGCCCTAGCTGCCGAAATTGGCGAAGCCGTCTATATAGACATTGCTAAGTGGCATCTTTATTTATCTGATGCCAAACTACATACTGTCGTGGCTGAACAGATGTATCCCTTAATTAGTTCTAAAACTGTAGATGAAGACCGAGTGATAGCAGTATTGGAATCTATCCCCGTAAAAATTGGTGGTGGGAGAAAAGAATTGCCTTTAAATGATCTACTACCACTGCAATGCCAAGTAAACCTAGTAGATATTTTAGAAAAATATCAAAGTCAGATTTAA
- a CDS encoding 2TM domain-containing protein: MPPRWPRKPDRKDPAFRKLDDRINFAVHVALTTAVNSSLWFIHNLKAATWEWLPWLTAGWILVLLVHLIYISAIANYTETPPKST; this comes from the coding sequence ATGCCTCCTCGTTGGCCTCGCAAACCCGACCGCAAAGACCCAGCATTCCGCAAGTTAGATGACCGGATTAATTTTGCTGTTCATGTAGCACTGACTACAGCTGTTAATTCTAGTTTATGGTTTATCCACAACCTCAAAGCAGCTACCTGGGAGTGGCTACCCTGGTTAACAGCAGGTTGGATATTAGTATTGTTGGTGCATCTGATTTATATTAGTGCGATCGCTAACTATACCGAAACTCCACCGAAATCCACCTGA
- a CDS encoding DUF2795 domain-containing protein has product MTKANPVEIQKHLKGVDYPASKQELIQHAQKQGADQDLLSILEQLPENQEYETPTDLNKAIGNII; this is encoded by the coding sequence ATGACGAAAGCAAATCCCGTTGAAATCCAAAAACATTTGAAAGGTGTTGATTATCCGGCTAGCAAGCAAGAATTAATTCAGCACGCACAAAAACAAGGCGCGGATCAAGACTTACTTTCCATATTAGAGCAACTACCAGAAAACCAAGAGTACGAAACTCCAACTGATCTCAATAAAGCCATCGGCAACATTATTTAG
- the moaC gene encoding cyclic pyranopterin monophosphate synthase MoaC — MQDHFLSNSADLTHLDNQGEAQMVDVSGKVPTIREAVAVAQVRMLPETFAAIQAGNAPKGDVLATARLAGIMAAKQTATLIPLCHPLPLQKITVEVTPDPQLPGYQIHAIVKTKAETGVEMEALTAVSVAALTLYDMAKALEKSIVIESIQLVSKTGGKSGDYSSPVASSK, encoded by the coding sequence ATGCAAGACCATTTTTTATCTAATTCTGCCGATTTAACGCATCTTGATAATCAGGGCGAAGCACAGATGGTTGATGTGTCTGGAAAAGTGCCTACTATCAGAGAAGCAGTAGCCGTGGCTCAGGTGCGAATGTTGCCAGAAACCTTCGCTGCAATTCAAGCCGGCAATGCCCCAAAAGGGGATGTATTAGCCACGGCGAGGTTGGCGGGAATTATGGCAGCTAAACAGACAGCTACATTGATTCCCCTGTGTCATCCTTTGCCACTACAAAAAATTACAGTTGAAGTCACACCCGACCCCCAACTTCCTGGCTATCAAATTCATGCCATAGTCAAAACCAAAGCCGAAACAGGTGTAGAAATGGAAGCATTAACAGCCGTTTCTGTGGCGGCTTTGACTTTATACGATATGGCCAAAGCTTTAGAAAAGTCTATTGTAATTGAATCGATTCAACTAGTAAGTAAAACTGGCGGGAAATCAGGCGACTATTCCTCGCCAGTAGCATCATCTAAATAA
- a CDS encoding MFS transporter produces the protein MKVLHTLDAKLRRNLLVLFTAGLLFWSSIASLLPTLPLYIEDIGATSQQIGIVMGSFAIGMLLFRPWCSNLADRRGRKIVLLIGMSAAAIAPLGYIFATTIIPLMVLRAFHGISIAAFGTAYIALVGDLAPAKNRGEVIGYMSLVNPMGVAIGPALGGYLQAAAGYTPLFILSAALGLAGMLCIVPIINPPIADSLHTSPADHQFWGLLFSPRVRIPAIVMLLIGVALGTLHTFVPLFIKSTNIDLNPGLFYTVAAIASFNVRLFTGRASDKYGRGLFITLSLIAFTLALVGIWQANSAPMFLLSAFVEGAASGTAIPMMAAMMTDRALPHERGRIFGVSLIGLDIGIAIAGPVLGSIAEQVGYRNMFGYGAGLTFLAIIIFLTQSSHDLNNSLRFALGRAKDTYALNNGN, from the coding sequence TTGAAAGTTCTTCATACATTGGACGCTAAACTACGACGTAACCTGCTGGTGTTATTTACAGCAGGTTTATTATTCTGGTCTAGCATTGCTTCATTACTGCCCACTCTACCCCTGTATATCGAAGATATCGGCGCAACCAGTCAACAGATTGGCATTGTTATGGGTAGTTTTGCTATCGGGATGTTGCTATTTCGCCCTTGGTGTAGCAATTTAGCCGATCGCCGGGGTCGTAAGATTGTTTTGCTAATTGGGATGTCAGCAGCTGCGATCGCACCTCTAGGTTATATCTTCGCCACGACAATCATCCCATTAATGGTGTTACGAGCCTTTCACGGCATCAGTATTGCCGCTTTTGGGACTGCTTATATCGCATTAGTAGGAGATTTAGCCCCTGCAAAAAATCGTGGTGAAGTGATTGGCTACATGAGTTTGGTCAATCCGATGGGTGTAGCCATTGGCCCAGCCTTGGGGGGATATTTACAAGCCGCAGCTGGTTACACTCCATTATTTATCTTATCTGCGGCTTTGGGTTTGGCAGGAATGTTATGTATTGTACCTATCATCAATCCCCCTATCGCTGATTCCCTCCATACCAGCCCCGCTGATCACCAATTTTGGGGACTTCTATTCAGTCCTCGTGTGCGGATTCCCGCAATTGTCATGTTGTTAATTGGTGTGGCTTTAGGTACTTTGCATACCTTTGTGCCGTTGTTTATCAAATCAACTAATATAGATTTGAATCCAGGACTGTTTTATACAGTAGCTGCGATCGCCAGTTTTAACGTCAGGTTGTTCACTGGTCGAGCTTCTGATAAATATGGCAGAGGTTTATTTATCACCCTCAGCTTGATTGCCTTCACCTTAGCATTGGTAGGTATTTGGCAAGCCAACAGCGCCCCGATGTTCTTACTCTCAGCATTTGTCGAAGGTGCTGCTTCTGGGACAGCAATCCCCATGATGGCGGCGATGATGACAGACCGCGCCCTACCTCATGAACGAGGGCGAATCTTTGGCGTATCTTTGATCGGATTGGATATTGGGATTGCGATCGCCGGGCCGGTTCTCGGTTCCATCGCCGAACAAGTAGGTTACCGCAATATGTTTGGTTATGGTGCTGGTTTAACTTTTTTAGCGATTATCATCTTTCTCACCCAGTCTAGCCATGACCTCAACAATTCCCTGCGCTTTGCTTTGGGGCGTGCTAAAGATACTTATGCGTTAAATAATGGCAACTAG